GTTGCACCCGTAGCTATTCGCATTTAATCCCTCCGGGATTGTTATATGCCTGGTAAATATTCCTAACATCGTTTGCCCACACAATTTTTCTTGCTATGGTTCCAGGTACGCATTTAGGGGAAGAACCGTAAATAAAAAAGCATTAATCCTTCAGAGCAACAATCCTGAGGTACTTTTCAGGAATACTATCCGTGATCCGTTGTACCATCCGACGGGCAACAAAAAAACTGATACCTAAGCCAAGCAAGGCTGTCAAAAAAGCCATCAATTCTTTTGGAAACAACGACTGAGGCAAAATATAACCTAAGATAAGACCACTCAAAAATAAGAGCAGGGGAAGTCCAAATTGAGTTAAAGCCAGGTGAAGTTCTAAATTTGACCCTTCCTCTATTCGAATTCTTTGACCGATTGAAAAGTGTCCAGAATTTGGCATGGTAAGGCTTTGGCCGGACTGTTTTCCTGGAGAGCAAATCACTTTCAAACTACAGTTATCACAGGCATTTCTGACTGAGAAGGCGATAGTTATTTGGGTATCATCCAGCGCTTGGACAATACCAGTTTCCCCATTAAAAAGCATGAGTTTCCAACTTTCCGTTAGGCACTGAGCGCTTCTTTTTCATGTACAACCCGGGTTGTTATTGAGGGATCATCTTCCGGCACACTTTCCATGAGAACAATGGCCTGGGTGGGACATTTTGCGGTAGGTAGTTCATGGGTTTGACCATAAAGATGATAGTCAATTCTGGCCAGATTGTTTTCCATGGTCATCAGGCCTTCATCAACACCTCGTACACACAGAGAACAGCCAACACAGGCTCTGGTACAGACCTTGCGAGCATCTCTTGGACTATCCTGGTTTTTACAGGCAATGAAGACTGTATCTGAAACAGGATGCATTTCAATAATATCCCGAGGACAAGCTTCGGCACAATTGCCGCAACCGGTACATTTATCTTCAATAATGACCGGCAGGCCATTTTCACTCATATACATGGCATCGAAGGGACAGGAGTCTACACATTCACCATAGCCAAGACACCCGTAGAGACAAAGCTTGTCACCACCACCGGTGATGTGGGCAGCCGTGCATTTTTCAATACCAAGATAATCACCTTTGCTAGCGCTTTCATAGTTACCACCCTGGCATAAAACCCGGGCCACTATCTTTTCGCCCTTGGCAGCTTCCAGACCCAGGATACCGGCGATGGTTTCCCGAGCATCATCATTGCATACCGGGCAACCACCAAGGCCTATCTCGCCATTAACAATAGTGTTGGCAAAACTTGCGCAACCAGGGAGTCCGCAACCACCACAATTGGCGCCAGGGAGTGCGTCCAGTACCTGAGAAATCCTGGGATCTTCCTCTACGTGGAATTTCTTATTGGCAACGGCCAGGCCGGTGGCAAACAAAGCCCCCATACCACCCATGCTGATCATTGAGATTGTGACTGATGCAAGATCCATTATTCTAATTCCTTAAGCATTGACGGCCTCGCAAAAAGTCCCTCTC
This DNA window, taken from Candidatus Neomarinimicrobiota bacterium, encodes the following:
- a CDS encoding RnfABCDGE type electron transport complex subunit B, with the translated sequence MDLASVTISMISMGGMGALFATGLAVANKKFHVEEDPRISQVLDALPGANCGGCGLPGCASFANTIVNGEIGLGGCPVCNDDARETIAGILGLEAAKGEKIVARVLCQGGNYESASKGDYLGIEKCTAAHITGGGDKLCLYGCLGYGECVDSCPFDAMYMSENGLPVIIEDKCTGCGNCAEACPRDIIEMHPVSDTVFIACKNQDSPRDARKVCTRACVGCSLCVRGVDEGLMTMENNLARIDYHLYGQTHELPTAKCPTQAIVLMESVPEDDPSITTRVVHEKEALSA
- a CDS encoding SoxR reducing system RseC family protein, with product MLFNGETGIVQALDDTQITIAFSVRNACDNCSLKVICSPGKQSGQSLTMPNSGHFSIGQRIRIEEGSNLELHLALTQFGLPLLLFLSGLILGYILPQSLFPKELMAFLTALLGLGISFFVARRMVQRITDSIPEKYLRIVALKD